In Arthrobacter sp. SLBN-83, one DNA window encodes the following:
- a CDS encoding acetyltransferase gives MSELILIAASGLAREVLAMVRSSGQYDVVGLLDDDKEMAGVTVDGAPVLGTIDDAARYTNAFVLVCIGSGRVRESVVERLTALGLTEARYATAIDPSVQYPEGCRVGRGSILLRNVTLTASVTLGSHVVAMPSVTFTHDDDVADFATFAAGVSLGGGVRIGRAAYLGMNASVRERTSVGAYATVGMGAAVLSNVPDGQTWVGVPAHEIDGDGFRIGGMS, from the coding sequence ATGAGTGAGCTGATCCTCATAGCCGCCAGCGGCCTGGCCCGCGAAGTCCTGGCGATGGTGCGCAGCAGCGGGCAGTACGACGTCGTCGGTTTGCTTGATGACGACAAGGAGATGGCGGGGGTCACCGTGGACGGCGCCCCCGTGTTGGGGACCATCGACGACGCTGCCAGGTACACGAACGCGTTCGTGCTGGTGTGCATCGGCTCGGGCCGGGTGCGGGAATCGGTGGTGGAACGCCTCACGGCGCTGGGCCTCACCGAGGCCCGTTACGCCACCGCGATCGACCCTTCCGTCCAGTACCCGGAAGGGTGCCGGGTGGGCCGGGGCAGCATCCTGCTCCGTAACGTCACGCTCACCGCGTCCGTCACGCTGGGCTCGCATGTGGTTGCCATGCCGTCCGTGACGTTCACGCACGACGACGACGTGGCGGACTTCGCGACGTTCGCTGCGGGAGTGTCACTGGGCGGCGGAGTCCGGATTGGCCGGGCAGCCTACCTGGGCATGAACGCCAGCGTCCGTGAACGGACGTCGGTGGGCGCTTACGCCACCGTCGGGATGGGCGCCGCCGTCCTGAGCAACGTCCCCGACGGCCAGACCTGGGTTGGCGTGCCGGCGCACGAGATCGACGGGGACGGGTTCCGGATCGGAGGGATGTCATGA
- a CDS encoding DegT/DnrJ/EryC1/StrS family aminotransferase — MTAETFLTRINVMKPWLGEEEARALAEVVASGWVAQGPKVKEFEARFAEAQEARHGVATSSCTTALHLALVVAGIGPGDDVVVPSLSFIATANAVTYVGARPVFCDVDPATGNVTAETIHAALTLDTRAVIVVDQGGVPLDMDPIRELCDRHEITVIEDAACAVGSTYKGRPVGVGADVAVWSFHPRKILTTGEGGMLTTNRADWAARARTLREHSMSVSAADRHGSLLAPPEAYLEVGFNYRMTDLQAAVGIVQLGRLPEVLARRREIAARYVAGLARVPGLRLVSDPPYGTTNFQSFWVEVLPSFGTTRDGLMEKLAEAGISARRGIMAAHRQPAYRWRESGGSLLQHTERLNDRTLILPVYHELDDDGLGRIISTIRSAAAGMRT; from the coding sequence ATGACTGCCGAAACATTCCTGACCCGGATCAACGTCATGAAGCCCTGGCTTGGGGAAGAGGAAGCCCGGGCCCTGGCCGAAGTGGTGGCCTCCGGATGGGTGGCGCAGGGCCCCAAGGTCAAGGAGTTTGAGGCGCGCTTTGCCGAAGCCCAGGAGGCACGGCACGGCGTGGCCACTTCCAGCTGCACCACAGCCCTGCACCTGGCGCTGGTGGTGGCCGGAATCGGGCCGGGGGACGACGTCGTCGTGCCTTCCCTGTCCTTCATCGCCACCGCCAACGCCGTGACCTACGTCGGCGCCCGGCCGGTGTTCTGCGATGTGGACCCCGCCACCGGGAACGTGACCGCGGAAACCATCCATGCCGCACTCACCTTGGACACCCGGGCGGTGATCGTGGTGGACCAGGGCGGGGTGCCGCTGGACATGGACCCGATCCGTGAGCTGTGCGACCGCCACGAGATCACCGTCATCGAGGATGCAGCGTGCGCCGTGGGATCAACGTACAAGGGCCGGCCGGTGGGTGTGGGCGCGGACGTTGCGGTGTGGTCGTTCCATCCGCGCAAGATCCTCACCACGGGCGAGGGCGGCATGCTCACCACCAACCGGGCCGACTGGGCCGCGAGGGCCAGGACCCTGCGGGAGCATTCCATGAGCGTCTCCGCTGCAGACCGGCATGGTTCGCTGCTGGCCCCGCCGGAGGCCTACCTGGAGGTGGGTTTCAACTACCGGATGACGGACCTGCAGGCCGCCGTCGGAATCGTCCAGCTTGGCCGGCTGCCCGAGGTCCTGGCGCGGCGCCGGGAGATTGCGGCCCGGTACGTGGCCGGCCTCGCCCGTGTGCCGGGCCTGCGGCTGGTATCAGACCCGCCCTACGGCACCACCAACTTCCAGTCGTTCTGGGTGGAGGTGTTGCCCAGCTTTGGGACAACGCGGGACGGGCTGATGGAGAAACTGGCCGAAGCCGGCATCTCAGCCCGGCGGGGCATCATGGCGGCGCACCGCCAGCCCGCCTACCGGTGGCGCGAATCGGGCGGATCCCTGCTGCAGCACACGGAGCGGCTCAATGACCGGACGCTGATCCTGCCGGTGTACCACGAACTGGACGACGACGGGCTGGGCAGGATCATCAGCACCATCCGGTCTGCGGCAGCAGGGATGCGCACATGA
- a CDS encoding rhamnosyltransferase WsaF family glycosyltransferase, giving the protein MAINLGEVIAGTKARGIADTSCRVVRRLYRELDARMGIQALDFPLDSADVFSSVDSGVASRRTFEGAMDIAWLITPPAPGAGGHTTLFRMVRGMEQRGHRCTVLVYSSNDAALARYRAVIRKCWPDVVAGIEPVPARLDRFDACVASSWETAHVLATRLPRHGGPTPFYFIQDYEPYFHPRGSLYALAEDSYRFGFIMLALGPMVAEVLEREAGVKARVLPYGSDTGTYRLTNTGTRSGVVFFAKPGAERRGYDMGRLALHEFHRMHPEQEIHIYGSRVSGWEIPITQHGTLAPQQLNELYNRTTAGLALSFTNITLVAAEMLAGGNIPVLNDHPFSRAVLTNPEALWAAPSPAALAKALSQAVTAAGAAERSRRAAAHREHTWAETQASFAAAVTGRELSSLGSY; this is encoded by the coding sequence ATGGCGATCAACCTTGGCGAAGTGATCGCCGGAACCAAAGCCAGGGGCATTGCGGACACCTCATGCCGGGTGGTGCGGCGCCTTTACCGGGAACTGGATGCACGGATGGGCATACAAGCACTCGACTTTCCCTTGGACTCCGCCGACGTGTTCAGCTCCGTCGATTCCGGCGTGGCCTCCCGGAGGACCTTCGAGGGCGCAATGGACATCGCGTGGCTAATCACTCCACCCGCACCCGGTGCCGGAGGGCACACCACCCTCTTCCGGATGGTCCGCGGGATGGAACAGCGCGGACACCGCTGCACCGTCCTGGTGTACAGCAGCAACGATGCGGCTTTGGCCCGGTACCGGGCCGTCATCAGGAAGTGTTGGCCGGACGTCGTAGCCGGTATTGAACCGGTGCCCGCAAGACTGGACCGCTTCGACGCCTGCGTTGCCAGCTCATGGGAAACCGCGCATGTGCTGGCAACCCGCCTGCCCAGGCACGGCGGCCCCACCCCCTTCTACTTCATCCAGGACTACGAGCCTTACTTCCACCCCCGCGGTTCGCTGTATGCCCTCGCTGAGGACAGCTACCGCTTTGGGTTCATCATGCTGGCCCTCGGCCCCATGGTGGCGGAAGTCCTGGAGCGGGAAGCTGGCGTCAAGGCGCGCGTCCTGCCCTACGGCAGTGACACGGGCACCTACCGGCTGACCAACACGGGCACCCGATCGGGAGTGGTGTTCTTCGCCAAGCCCGGGGCGGAACGCAGGGGATACGACATGGGACGCCTGGCACTCCATGAGTTCCACAGGATGCATCCGGAACAGGAAATCCACATCTATGGATCGCGGGTGTCAGGATGGGAAATACCGATCACGCAGCACGGAACCCTCGCCCCCCAACAGCTCAATGAACTGTACAACCGGACCACCGCCGGGCTGGCCCTTTCTTTCACGAACATCACCCTCGTGGCAGCCGAGATGCTCGCCGGAGGCAACATCCCGGTCCTTAACGACCATCCGTTTTCCCGTGCGGTCCTGACCAATCCCGAAGCCTTATGGGCTGCACCCAGTCCTGCGGCTCTCGCCAAAGCCCTTAGCCAGGCTGTCACCGCCGCTGGTGCAGCCGAGCGCTCCCGACGGGCTGCCGCGCACCGCGAACATACGTGGGCTGAGACCCAAGCCAGTTTCGCGGCAGCGGTAACGGGGCGTGAACTCAGCTCACTGGGCTCCTACTAA
- a CDS encoding NAD-dependent epimerase/dehydratase family protein, with protein sequence MRALEGAGVLVTGGAGTIGSTLVDALLDAGVARIDVLDNLVRGRLGNLSGALATGQVNLVRGNIQDRDLVHDLTKGKDLVFHQAAIRITQCAEEPRLALEVLVDGTFNVLEAAAEHKVDKLVAASSASVYGMAEEFPTPERHHHANNDTFYGAAKSFNEGMARSFRAMSGLDYVMLRYFNVYGPRMDVHGLYTEVLVRWMERIMDGQPPLIFGDGLQTMDFVHTADVARANVLAAASSITEGVYNVASGTETSLLEMAQALLRVMGSGLEVEHGPARQVNGVVRRLADTSAAARDLGFKAEVELEEGLRQLVSWWMPLRDEIAAARKVGAP encoded by the coding sequence GTGAGGGCGCTGGAGGGGGCCGGCGTCCTGGTCACCGGTGGGGCGGGCACCATCGGATCCACGCTGGTGGACGCCCTGCTCGATGCCGGAGTGGCGCGGATCGACGTCCTGGACAATCTGGTCCGCGGCCGCCTCGGCAACCTCTCCGGTGCCCTGGCAACGGGGCAGGTAAACCTGGTGCGCGGCAACATCCAGGACCGGGACCTGGTGCATGACCTCACCAAGGGGAAGGACCTGGTGTTCCACCAGGCGGCCATCCGCATCACCCAGTGTGCAGAGGAACCGCGTCTGGCCCTTGAGGTCCTGGTAGACGGAACCTTCAACGTCCTGGAAGCAGCAGCGGAGCACAAGGTGGACAAGCTAGTGGCTGCCTCCAGCGCCTCCGTGTACGGGATGGCAGAGGAATTCCCCACACCGGAACGTCACCACCACGCGAACAACGACACCTTTTACGGTGCTGCCAAGTCCTTCAACGAGGGCATGGCGCGCAGCTTCCGCGCCATGAGCGGGCTGGACTACGTGATGCTGCGCTACTTCAACGTCTACGGGCCCCGGATGGACGTCCACGGCCTGTACACCGAGGTCCTGGTGCGGTGGATGGAGCGGATCATGGACGGGCAGCCGCCGCTGATTTTCGGCGACGGCCTGCAGACCATGGACTTTGTGCATACCGCGGACGTGGCCCGGGCCAACGTGCTGGCGGCAGCCAGCAGCATCACCGAGGGGGTCTATAACGTGGCCAGCGGTACGGAAACCAGCCTGCTGGAGATGGCGCAGGCGCTGCTGCGGGTCATGGGGTCCGGACTTGAGGTGGAACACGGGCCCGCGCGTCAGGTGAACGGCGTGGTGCGGCGGCTGGCCGACACGTCCGCCGCCGCCCGCGATCTCGGTTTCAAGGCCGAGGTGGAACTCGAAGAAGGACTCAGGCAACTGGTTAGCTGGTGGATGCCGCTGCGCGACGAGATTGCCGCTGCACGGAAGGTTGGTGCGCCATGA
- a CDS encoding glycosyltransferase family 2 protein — protein sequence MSAAILPNILAPRRESAAELVRVPTVSVVIPCYNYARFLPAAVQSVLEQDAVNPDIIIVDDASTDNSAHIALKMAGSEPRIRVIRHHTNMGHIATYNDGLCQATGDYVVLLSADDLLAPGSLARSTALMEAHPEVGLVYGFASEFSDAPPPVRPRRTSWTLWSGRQWIQLMFGRGANIIMNPEAVVRRSVLDQLGGYNAGMPHAADMDFWLRAAAISGVGRVNGPVQAYYRVHGGNMHLTDFGAFIDDIRARRQVFEQFASEPGREQARLLEIARRAMAVEATRLALLSLAKDQDGRQDALELADFALETYPYVTDSIIWSWYARCGQKTFRFWLRGYAILDLWRAKVLWRIWRRYGV from the coding sequence ATGAGCGCCGCAATCCTGCCGAACATCCTGGCTCCACGCCGCGAGTCTGCTGCGGAACTCGTGCGGGTGCCAACGGTGTCAGTCGTTATTCCCTGCTACAACTACGCACGCTTCTTACCTGCTGCAGTCCAGTCAGTCTTGGAACAGGACGCCGTAAATCCGGACATCATCATTGTTGACGACGCATCTACTGACAACAGCGCACACATCGCCCTCAAAATGGCAGGCAGTGAACCGCGAATACGGGTTATACGCCACCACACGAACATGGGTCATATTGCCACCTATAACGATGGCCTGTGCCAGGCAACCGGCGACTACGTGGTCCTCCTCTCTGCCGATGACCTCCTGGCGCCCGGATCCCTCGCAAGATCAACGGCACTCATGGAGGCCCATCCTGAAGTCGGCCTTGTATACGGATTTGCGAGTGAGTTTTCAGATGCTCCACCTCCCGTCCGGCCCAGGCGCACCTCCTGGACCTTGTGGTCGGGACGCCAATGGATCCAACTGATGTTCGGCCGGGGTGCCAACATCATCATGAACCCGGAGGCTGTGGTCCGCCGTTCGGTACTAGACCAATTGGGTGGCTACAACGCTGGCATGCCGCATGCCGCAGACATGGACTTTTGGCTGCGGGCGGCGGCCATAAGCGGAGTTGGACGGGTCAACGGGCCCGTACAGGCTTACTACCGCGTCCATGGCGGGAACATGCACCTTACCGATTTCGGCGCATTCATCGATGACATCAGGGCCCGGCGCCAAGTGTTTGAACAATTTGCAAGTGAACCCGGGCGCGAGCAGGCACGGCTTCTGGAAATAGCACGGCGGGCGATGGCCGTGGAGGCCACCCGGCTGGCACTCCTTAGCCTGGCCAAGGACCAGGACGGACGGCAGGACGCGCTCGAACTGGCAGATTTCGCTCTTGAGACCTATCCATACGTCACGGATTCAATCATCTGGTCCTGGTATGCGCGTTGCGGACAAAAGACATTCAGGTTTTGGCTCCGGGGCTACGCCATCTTGGATCTCTGGCGAGCCAAGGTGCTGTGGCGAATTTGGAGGCGCTACGGAGTATGA
- a CDS encoding acyltransferase family protein — MPTAFSWLSTPFFVQMPMPGSTITPKAPSPQQGLKYIPALDGLRAVAILLVLVHHGLQPLPFAGFLGVDIFFALSGFLITTILLAEIKRYDRIRLGLFYWRRAARLYPALLIAIVAILPFGLLIRGSKHLFEVALAATYLTPVAGQFFGKSGLTWLQTWSLGIEEIFYLIWPFTLLLLFSRRVPGKWMVSLALAVILDGAQVMLASTGQDMSYFLRAGGLFLGCSFALWLGEHKDFRFAPSWGYAGVLTIALGVVTAGFWPALSSLAYIAAATGTVATIASIVAGAGNGSALKSVLSVPPVVYVGKISYELYIWHYPTAILFMLAAGTDQLINVGWYAIPGSAVLAVITHHALVRPAARWKKRYS; from the coding sequence ATGCCCACAGCCTTTTCGTGGTTATCGACCCCCTTTTTTGTCCAGATGCCAATGCCGGGTTCCACCATTACGCCAAAGGCACCTTCACCACAGCAGGGACTGAAGTACATCCCCGCTCTGGACGGCCTGCGGGCTGTGGCCATCCTGCTTGTCCTGGTGCACCACGGACTCCAGCCGCTGCCGTTCGCAGGATTCCTGGGCGTCGACATCTTCTTTGCCTTGTCCGGGTTCCTCATTACGACGATATTGCTCGCGGAAATTAAGCGGTATGACCGCATCCGGTTAGGCCTCTTCTACTGGCGCAGGGCTGCCCGCCTGTACCCCGCACTACTGATAGCCATCGTGGCCATTCTTCCTTTCGGGTTACTCATCCGGGGCAGCAAGCATCTCTTTGAGGTCGCCCTCGCCGCAACGTACCTTACGCCGGTGGCAGGCCAGTTCTTCGGTAAGTCGGGGCTTACGTGGCTTCAAACCTGGAGCCTCGGAATTGAGGAGATTTTCTACCTGATATGGCCATTCACGCTGCTACTCCTGTTTTCGCGCCGCGTCCCCGGAAAGTGGATGGTGTCCTTGGCCCTGGCGGTCATCCTGGACGGTGCACAGGTCATGCTCGCCTCAACTGGGCAGGACATGAGCTACTTCCTTCGCGCCGGGGGTCTGTTCCTCGGGTGCAGCTTCGCTCTGTGGCTCGGTGAGCACAAGGACTTCCGCTTCGCCCCATCGTGGGGGTATGCAGGGGTCCTGACAATAGCCCTTGGGGTGGTTACAGCCGGATTCTGGCCCGCATTGAGTTCCCTGGCTTACATTGCGGCGGCGACAGGAACCGTCGCCACGATTGCTTCCATCGTGGCGGGGGCCGGGAACGGGTCTGCTTTGAAGTCGGTCCTTTCCGTTCCGCCCGTCGTTTACGTAGGAAAGATCAGTTACGAGCTGTACATCTGGCACTATCCGACGGCAATCCTCTTCATGCTCGCCGCGGGGACGGACCAGCTCATCAACGTTGGATGGTACGCCATACCGGGAAGCGCTGTTCTGGCAGTCATCACACACCACGCCCTCGTTAGACCTGCCGCCAGGTGGAAAAAGAGATATTCCTAA
- a CDS encoding glycosyltransferase family 2 protein, with amino-acid sequence MNQTANTIGHVMRTTPTPARNVEAASVSVVIPCYNYSQYLKQAVESCLSQDAVAVDVIIVDDASTDNSLEIARQISQEHSNVSVLSHLSNKGMVETFNDGAKTAAGEFLVRLDADDLLTPGSLSRAIDVARAFPSVGLIYGHPIHFFSNQLPKPRARVTSWTIWPGTEWLRARCRFPRNVITSPEVVMRRSVVERVGYQAPLRHTPDMELWLRISAFADVAYIHGVDQAWHREHAGSMSAKEVDELVDLRDRREAYETLFAGPAGTIAEASQLRDVASASFLNEALYIARHELDRGAGCSELFRFCIRLAEELGPSSVQRKTLQRLMARADKTTPLSWAHPTAMGRRAIGRAKSEMRIAHWHRNGVY; translated from the coding sequence ATGAATCAAACGGCAAACACCATCGGCCATGTAATGCGAACCACGCCGACGCCAGCCCGGAACGTTGAAGCGGCATCGGTAAGCGTAGTCATTCCCTGTTACAACTACTCCCAGTATCTAAAACAAGCGGTGGAAAGCTGTCTATCGCAAGATGCTGTCGCAGTCGACGTCATCATTGTTGATGACGCGTCGACGGACAACAGCTTGGAGATCGCGCGGCAAATCTCACAAGAGCATTCCAACGTCTCGGTCCTGAGCCACCTGTCGAACAAAGGCATGGTGGAGACGTTCAATGACGGGGCCAAGACAGCAGCAGGTGAGTTCCTCGTCAGATTGGACGCGGACGATCTACTGACTCCTGGTTCCCTGTCGCGTGCAATTGACGTGGCCCGTGCCTTCCCGAGCGTCGGACTGATATACGGGCATCCAATCCACTTCTTTTCGAACCAATTGCCGAAACCTCGGGCACGTGTGACTTCCTGGACCATATGGCCGGGGACTGAGTGGTTGAGGGCTCGGTGTCGGTTCCCACGCAATGTCATAACCTCCCCTGAAGTCGTGATGCGTCGCTCCGTGGTTGAGCGTGTGGGCTACCAGGCGCCGCTGCGACATACACCTGATATGGAGCTGTGGCTTCGTATCTCGGCATTTGCTGACGTGGCCTATATCCATGGTGTCGACCAAGCCTGGCATCGGGAGCACGCCGGCAGCATGTCGGCAAAGGAAGTCGATGAGCTCGTCGACCTCCGGGACCGCCGTGAAGCATACGAAACGCTTTTCGCCGGTCCAGCCGGCACGATTGCCGAAGCGTCCCAGCTTAGGGACGTCGCATCGGCTTCTTTTCTGAATGAAGCCCTATACATCGCGCGCCACGAACTCGACCGGGGCGCGGGATGCTCTGAGCTTTTCCGCTTTTGTATCCGGCTGGCAGAAGAACTCGGCCCTTCGTCGGTCCAGCGTAAAACGCTCCAAAGGCTCATGGCGCGAGCTGACAAAACCACACCCTTGTCCTGGGCACATCCCACAGCTATGGGTCGAAGAGCGATTGGTCGGGCAAAGTCCGAAATGCGAATCGCGCACTGGCACCGCAACGGGGTGTACTGA
- a CDS encoding DegT/DnrJ/EryC1/StrS family aminotransferase: MTQPGVPLVDLTYQQAQIKEFVSKGFDRIISNSSFILGEDVKEFEAAWATYCGVRFAAGVGNGTDAIELALRAGHVGPGDEVIVPTNTFVATAGAVLRTGADLVLADCDEDFLLTPEAVADKVTKRTKAVIAVHLFGQAAPVGAIREVIPPNAILVEDMAQAQGALRNGAKVGSLGTVAATSFYPGKNLGCYGDAGAVMTDSEDIHTQIRRLRNHGGVERYEHQQVGFNSRMDSLQAVVLNAKLGYLDEWNLERRRAAEMYDDLLSDLEEVILPRIVSTNEHVFHLYVIRVPERDRIIGDLNNQGIKAGIHYPSPIHQLPAFRSMLGARGPFPVAEMLSRQIMSLPIYPGITPAQQELVAALLRKTLMN, encoded by the coding sequence ATGACACAGCCAGGTGTTCCCTTGGTCGATTTGACGTACCAGCAAGCACAAATCAAAGAATTCGTTTCTAAAGGATTCGACCGCATTATCTCGAATTCCAGCTTCATCTTGGGCGAAGATGTCAAGGAATTCGAGGCCGCGTGGGCAACTTATTGCGGCGTCAGGTTTGCGGCGGGCGTGGGGAATGGGACAGATGCGATCGAGTTGGCCTTGAGGGCTGGACACGTTGGACCCGGCGACGAGGTGATAGTGCCTACAAATACTTTTGTCGCAACCGCTGGGGCTGTTCTTCGAACCGGAGCCGACCTGGTTCTGGCCGACTGCGACGAAGACTTCCTACTTACACCCGAGGCCGTTGCAGACAAGGTCACCAAAAGGACAAAAGCTGTCATTGCGGTGCACCTGTTCGGGCAAGCAGCCCCTGTGGGAGCCATACGGGAGGTAATCCCGCCCAATGCGATTCTCGTGGAAGACATGGCCCAGGCCCAGGGAGCACTAAGGAACGGAGCCAAGGTCGGAAGTCTTGGGACTGTGGCGGCCACGAGCTTCTACCCGGGAAAGAATCTTGGATGTTATGGCGACGCCGGTGCGGTCATGACCGATTCCGAAGACATTCATACCCAAATCCGCAGGCTCCGCAACCATGGAGGAGTCGAGCGCTACGAGCATCAACAGGTGGGTTTCAACTCACGGATGGACAGTCTGCAAGCCGTCGTACTGAACGCAAAACTGGGCTACTTGGACGAGTGGAACCTCGAACGACGGAGGGCGGCGGAAATGTACGACGATCTCCTTTCCGATCTGGAAGAGGTAATTCTTCCCCGCATCGTCAGTACAAACGAACATGTATTCCATCTATACGTTATACGCGTTCCAGAACGCGATCGAATTATCGGTGATCTCAATAATCAAGGCATAAAAGCAGGCATACACTATCCTTCACCTATTCATCAATTACCCGCATTTCGATCAATGCTTGGCGCGCGGGGGCCTTTCCCGGTTGCAGAAATGCTTTCCCGGCAAATTATGTCGCTGCCCATCTATCCCGGGATCACACCGGCCCAACAGGAATTAGTGGCAGCGCTGCTGCGCAAGACGTTGATGAATTGA
- a CDS encoding oligosaccharide flippase family protein — protein MTTVQYNFGARVRSGMTWSVVNSLVLRLGNFAVGIVLARLLIPEQFGVFAVALTVQAVLMTLADLGMSADLIRSDNHKEKAPTVATLGAVSGIAATAALAASAQTIADALGSGPAGPVIAVLSLSLMLAGLGVVPFASLQREFEQKKLFIIAVIEFATSTTVTIGLVLAGWGAMGLAAGRIIAQVMTLILQFVMAGQSPKFGFSRSIAPTILQFGIPVAGANLLSWALLNIDNVAISSMAGPVTLGFYYLAFNISNWPMSALGQVVRSISLPAFSRMDSNSAGKSLTPVVGPVWALSLLGGVLLAALSSPIIELVYGRQWLPAAPVLSWLGIFGALRALFDLAASFLLAQGAAKATLVVQVAWIAALAPVMFFAVHTAGSVGAAAAHLAICLFIVVPAYAIAIKGNSADLKAVASQLWPPLAAAAVAAGTILAVTAVVVSPLAALVLGTVVGAGVYALLLRTWFAARLQYIAGAFAGTAQPTQTHTDVHPQSGGER, from the coding sequence ATGACGACCGTTCAATACAATTTCGGCGCCCGCGTACGCAGCGGCATGACTTGGAGCGTTGTCAACAGCCTGGTGTTGCGTCTCGGCAACTTCGCAGTAGGCATTGTCCTTGCACGATTGCTGATCCCTGAGCAATTCGGCGTGTTCGCGGTTGCGTTGACTGTCCAGGCAGTGTTGATGACGTTGGCCGACCTGGGAATGAGCGCAGATCTGATCCGCTCCGATAACCACAAAGAAAAGGCGCCCACCGTTGCCACCCTTGGGGCCGTGTCCGGTATTGCAGCAACTGCCGCACTGGCAGCCTCAGCGCAGACAATCGCAGACGCCTTGGGCAGTGGACCTGCAGGGCCCGTTATTGCCGTACTGTCCCTATCCCTAATGCTTGCCGGGCTGGGTGTTGTTCCATTCGCATCGCTCCAGCGGGAGTTCGAGCAGAAAAAACTCTTCATAATAGCGGTTATCGAATTTGCCACGAGCACGACTGTGACAATTGGTCTCGTACTCGCAGGCTGGGGTGCGATGGGCCTCGCCGCCGGCAGAATTATCGCGCAAGTCATGACGCTTATCCTGCAATTTGTCATGGCCGGGCAAAGTCCAAAGTTTGGATTCAGCAGATCAATAGCACCGACAATCCTCCAGTTTGGAATTCCAGTGGCAGGTGCCAACCTACTCTCCTGGGCTCTGCTGAACATCGATAATGTGGCCATATCAAGCATGGCAGGGCCTGTCACCCTTGGCTTCTATTACCTTGCTTTCAATATATCCAACTGGCCAATGAGCGCTCTCGGGCAGGTGGTGCGGTCAATTAGCTTGCCAGCTTTTTCCAGGATGGATTCGAATTCCGCCGGCAAAAGTCTCACCCCGGTTGTTGGCCCCGTGTGGGCATTGTCGCTGCTGGGCGGCGTCCTGCTGGCCGCATTATCCTCGCCCATCATTGAGCTCGTTTATGGCAGGCAGTGGCTCCCTGCTGCCCCCGTTTTGAGCTGGCTCGGAATCTTCGGCGCTTTGCGCGCCCTATTTGATCTTGCTGCATCCTTCTTACTTGCCCAAGGAGCTGCCAAGGCGACTCTCGTCGTCCAGGTGGCATGGATTGCAGCTTTGGCACCGGTCATGTTCTTTGCTGTTCACACCGCCGGTTCCGTAGGTGCGGCAGCAGCCCACTTGGCCATCTGCCTCTTTATCGTTGTGCCTGCCTATGCCATTGCGATAAAGGGAAACAGCGCAGACCTCAAAGCAGTGGCTTCTCAGCTCTGGCCTCCCCTTGCGGCTGCCGCAGTCGCGGCCGGAACAATCCTGGCTGTCACCGCTGTTGTCGTTTCACCGCTCGCCGCATTGGTGCTGGGCACAGTCGTGGGGGCAGGCGTGTACGCGCTTTTGCTGAGGACGTGGTTTGCCGCCCGCCTCCAATACATCGCAGGCGCATTTGCGGGAACAGCGCAACCGACCCAAACGCACACAGACGTACACCCGCAATCCGGAGGAGAACGATGA